The following proteins are encoded in a genomic region of Thermus sp. LT1-2-5:
- a CDS encoding protein kinase, which yields MQGLLAFLLVLLTALLAVRLSPWPLFLLLALLAGAGVATGVRAEVALPWLLLALGALAAPRVYLGPRRKPARRLAKAAKREGPKTTEETQALSQRYEILEKVGVGGMATVYKAKDKKTGRLVALKVPQERFVGDPRFVRRFHREAEVLAKLDHPNIVKVYDHGQVDGVHFIAMEFLEGEGLDKLIEERRISLPQATAILARVADALKHIHAQGIVHRDIKPGNIMVLKGALRENGVDPRGVRLMDFGIAAGKVLTRLTITGARIGTPVYMSPEQAKGQKLDHRSDIYSLGIVLYEALTGQPPFTGGYETVIHQQIFQVPTPPKQLRPEIPQALSDLVLKMLEKDPAKRPSLDEVIRGLEGPWEEEKGLPHPVYLLLGVEAKKGSVRLLDLEGTAARLISGIGSAPGHFSAPPLSVAADPKGGIWVSVFEHGAKLLHRFAPEGELLLSTGPYGMKPGEFLFPASLAVADGALYVLDAETATISRLDLEGRYQGRFGGQGPGRGTFQDPKALVAAGGFLFVLDYGNRQVQRLSLEGRYLSRYAFRRAKESEELRLLGGVGADGERIYLYDVEAAKVRVVNLSGNLLASWPLPLLEGEDARSLVELLPFEGVLYAARRGSSRLHRLDLRTGEALPPLEVYAPVRALALWRNPA from the coding sequence ATGCAGGGGCTTTTGGCCTTCCTCTTGGTCCTCCTCACCGCCCTTTTGGCGGTGCGGCTTTCCCCGTGGCCGCTTTTTCTCCTCCTCGCCCTCCTTGCCGGAGCAGGGGTGGCCACGGGGGTTAGGGCGGAGGTGGCCCTGCCTTGGCTTCTCCTCGCCTTGGGGGCCTTGGCGGCCCCCCGGGTCTACCTGGGGCCGAGGCGGAAGCCCGCCCGCCGCCTGGCCAAGGCTGCCAAGCGGGAAGGGCCTAAGACCACGGAGGAAACCCAGGCCCTTTCCCAGCGCTACGAAATCCTGGAAAAGGTGGGCGTGGGGGGCATGGCCACCGTCTACAAGGCCAAGGACAAGAAGACGGGTCGCCTCGTGGCCCTAAAGGTGCCCCAGGAGCGCTTTGTGGGTGACCCCCGGTTCGTGCGCCGCTTTCACCGGGAGGCGGAGGTCTTGGCCAAGCTGGACCACCCCAACATCGTCAAGGTCTACGATCACGGCCAGGTGGATGGGGTCCACTTCATCGCCATGGAGTTTTTGGAGGGGGAGGGCCTGGACAAACTCATCGAGGAAAGACGTATAAGCCTTCCCCAGGCCACCGCCATCCTGGCCCGGGTGGCGGACGCCCTAAAGCACATCCACGCCCAGGGCATCGTCCACCGGGACATCAAGCCGGGGAACATCATGGTCCTGAAGGGGGCCCTTCGGGAAAACGGGGTGGACCCCCGGGGCGTGCGCCTCATGGACTTCGGCATCGCCGCCGGCAAGGTCTTGACCCGGCTCACCATCACCGGGGCCCGCATCGGCACCCCCGTCTACATGAGCCCGGAACAGGCCAAGGGGCAGAAGCTGGACCACCGCTCGGACATCTACTCCCTGGGCATCGTGCTCTACGAGGCCCTCACGGGCCAGCCCCCCTTCACGGGCGGGTATGAGACGGTGATCCACCAGCAGATCTTCCAGGTGCCCACCCCGCCCAAGCAGCTGAGGCCCGAGATCCCGCAGGCCCTTTCCGACCTGGTTCTGAAGATGCTGGAGAAGGACCCCGCCAAGCGGCCCAGCCTGGACGAGGTGATCCGGGGTCTCGAGGGGCCTTGGGAGGAGGAAAAGGGCCTGCCCCACCCCGTCTACCTCCTCCTGGGGGTGGAGGCCAAGAAGGGGAGCGTGCGCCTTTTGGACCTAGAGGGCACCGCCGCCAGGCTCATCTCCGGCATCGGCTCCGCCCCCGGCCATTTCTCCGCCCCCCCTCTTTCCGTGGCCGCCGACCCGAAGGGGGGGATCTGGGTCTCCGTGTTCGAGCACGGGGCCAAGCTCCTCCACCGCTTCGCCCCGGAAGGGGAGCTTCTTCTCTCCACCGGGCCTTACGGGATGAAGCCGGGGGAGTTCCTCTTCCCCGCCTCCTTGGCGGTGGCGGACGGGGCCCTTTACGTTTTGGACGCCGAAACCGCCACCATCAGCCGCCTGGACCTGGAGGGGCGGTACCAGGGGCGGTTTGGCGGGCAGGGCCCTGGACGGGGCACCTTCCAAGACCCCAAGGCCCTGGTGGCGGCGGGGGGGTTTCTCTTCGTCCTGGACTACGGCAACCGCCAGGTGCAACGCCTAAGCCTCGAGGGGCGCTACCTCTCCCGCTACGCCTTCCGCCGCGCTAAGGAAAGCGAGGAGCTCAGGCTCCTGGGGGGCGTGGGGGCGGACGGGGAGAGGATTTACCTCTACGACGTGGAGGCGGCCAAGGTGCGGGTGGTGAACCTTTCGGGCAACCTCCTCGCCTCCTGGCCCTTGCCCCTGTTGGAAGGGGAAGACGCCCGGAGCCTGGTGGAGCTTCTGCCCTTTGAGGGCGTCCTCTACGCCGCCCGCCGGGGGTCGAGCCGCCTCCACCGCCTGGACCTCAGAACCGGGGAGGCGCTTCCGCCCCTAGAGGTGTACGCCCCGG
- a CDS encoding protein phosphatase 2C domain-containing protein, with protein MRLAPRFSVAAVSHVGRRQNNEDFHRVLRLEVPQGNLLLLAVADGMGGLEAGEWASKVAIEALSEAVRAYAEHLRTGRPAVGLPKVMEKAFALAQKRVEKEAEKPGRKGMGTTLTAFLYADWLKEGVVGHIGDSRAYLLGLGGLRRLTEDHSWVAERLKEGILTPTEAERHPYRHVLTRALGLPEARFDLIPVRLAPGEGVLLATDGLYGLVPEVEWKLGKDLQGSLEALLAEALRRGGDDNVTAVALRVE; from the coding sequence ATGCGCCTGGCTCCCCGGTTCAGCGTGGCCGCCGTGTCCCACGTGGGCCGTCGCCAAAACAACGAAGACTTCCACCGGGTTCTTAGGCTGGAGGTCCCTCAAGGAAACCTCTTGCTTTTGGCGGTGGCGGACGGGATGGGGGGCTTGGAGGCGGGGGAATGGGCCAGCAAGGTGGCCATCGAGGCCTTGTCCGAGGCGGTGCGGGCCTACGCCGAGCACCTGCGCACGGGCCGGCCGGCGGTGGGGCTTCCCAAGGTCATGGAAAAGGCCTTCGCCTTGGCCCAGAAACGGGTAGAGAAGGAAGCGGAAAAGCCTGGGCGAAAGGGGATGGGCACCACCCTCACCGCCTTCCTCTACGCCGACTGGCTCAAGGAAGGGGTGGTGGGGCATATCGGGGACTCCCGGGCCTACCTCTTGGGGCTTGGGGGGCTTAGGCGCCTGACGGAGGACCACTCCTGGGTGGCGGAGCGGCTTAAAGAAGGCATTCTCACCCCCACCGAGGCCGAGCGCCATCCCTACCGCCATGTCCTTACCCGGGCTTTGGGTTTGCCCGAGGCCCGTTTCGACCTCATTCCCGTGCGCCTGGCCCCGGGGGAGGGGGTTTTGCTGGCCACGGACGGGCTTTACGGGCTGGTGCCCGAGGTAGAGTGGAAGCTGGGGAAGGACCTGCAGGGGAGCCTCGAGGCCCTCCTGGCCGAGGCCCTTCGCCGGGGCGGGGACGACAACGTCACCGCCGTGGCCTTGCGGGTGGAGTGA